Below is a window of Procambarus clarkii isolate CNS0578487 chromosome 19, FALCON_Pclarkii_2.0, whole genome shotgun sequence DNA.
ggactctaaaagggggcaaagaaggaacaacacgaggagaaacattagaaacacgaacagaaagagaatcctgtaagcgagataaccggacagaaagaggcaggtggtgaagaggaacaggaaccgcaggaggggtaaaagttaaagcacgacagaggcgagaggaaggatgttgcaaggaccgcgcaagatagcgaagacagtagcgatcacggcggtcctggagagacaggaagccagtgttaacatacaagctaaggacgggagtcaaatgaaaggcaccagaactgaggcgcagcccagtatggtgcaaagcatcaagacggcgaagagcagaaggagaagcagaagagtaagcagggcaaccataatcgagcttagacaggacaagagaggaatgcaaagcaaggagtgcgcgcctatccgctccccaagaagtatgggacaatactcgaaggagggtaagggccttacagcactcaacacggaagtaagagatatggagagaccaagacaaacgagtgtcaaggaataaccccaaaagcttcgcagaatctttgtactcaaggggatgaccataaagtgacaaagagggacgaagaacgacccatttccaagtaaaagacatggcacaagtcttagaagtagagaactttaagccatgatcggtggcccaagacgacacagcatcaatcgcaagttgaagccggcactgaaagagaggcgaatcatcaccctgacagcaaagggtaagatcatcgacatagagagcggagaagacacctgaaggaagagaggaaagaagaagctgcggagaaagagagggagatgaccacgaaggccaaaagaatgaagctgggatagaatatgatatcgccaagtggtgtcggaagccttttccaggtcaaaaaggacggcaacaacggaggtcctcgcagcaaaagcagtacgaatatagacctccaagttcaccaggacatctgtcgtgctgcggcacttgcggaaagcaaattgagaaggggagaggaggtgatggtgttccaggaaccacatcagatgaacgttaaccatacgttcaaagagtttgcagacacaacttgtgagggcaatagggcgaaagtccttaggggaagttcccagagaccctggtttgcgaacagggaggacaacggcatcgagccagtcctcagggactgacgacgactcccagatccgattatacagactcagtaaatactgagacgtgcacagagggagatggtgaagcatctcataatgaataccatcggagcccgacgccgtagaaccgcagagggccagggcagaacaaagttcagagagagagaagggatcgttataggaaagtcgaagacgagtgcagaaatctaaaggacgagactcaaggacaggtttatgaagaaggaaagattggggaagatgaagaccagagctaacagaagaaaagtgagaacccagtttggtagcgacctgcaacgggtccgccacaagagtaccacgaaggtgaaggaccggggaaacatcgggaacgaacttacccgcaatcttgcggatacgcttccagatcagtggcaggggagtttcggacgtaattgtggagacataagaagtccaacattcacgtttagctgtacggatggtcctatgggccaccgcactcgctttccgaaagaaaagaaaagaatcggtcgtctgccgacggcggtgccttttccaggctgcacgcttacagcggacagcccgagcacagtccgcattccaccagggagaggaagaggcagaagggagaggtcagagagagcagcactgagggtaaataggttccagtccgctgtagcaaaccgccacctaggaaaagagagggaagggcgaaacgagaaaaaggaaccaaggatagggaaatgatcactgccatggaggtcatcaagaacctgccacgtgaaatctaagtaaagagaaaaagagcagagagaaagatcaagacaggaaagggtgcgagtccgagagtccaaatgtgtgggaaccgacctgtgagatttatatttatttaatttacatgaatttatatagaatttatatttacgttaatttgtatacttcgatagcaatttgtgtgatgataagtggactgtatttctgcaataatctcaatctcacaaatcgatcctctacacattaggggggtttatattgaatttatatatatgcagccaatcaaactacagtattagactacatacattgaagaggttccttatcttatttgtacagcaggccttagtccaccaggtataactaggatgtagacaccaaattatcctctttgaggtagcttccatcacccagtaactggtacacaaagcatgcttcctcgtcttgacctgtcaaaagggcgctagctatgaagccagaatcctaatatatgacagctatatcagagaaaacactgtacaaggaaccataaagacctaggcttaattacctttagtatgaggcgatctcgtgatctaaccggctcaccctatctaatgacattaatggccacaaatgatagataaatgggtttcggcagaacacttaacttgtatttgttgacagcgtgttgatgatggtacacctttgatttccataacacttcgtccaagtaaaattaacaggagccgaattgctcccatgcctctggtctaagtacaataacaatggctgaccactccttactactgacgctactggccgacattgtccagatatgataggagccaaatttgctccacgcgtctcggaggtgacaacaacaatggctgaccacccctcctcactcactctactggcctacattgtccagatgacagtaagtgatagaagggtcacatttactctattttaattctgataattaagttaatttatatgagatgtttttatgatggtaaagttcaaagactaatgtatttaagaataattcccaccataatacgtggtgaatttataatagtatgtggtaatgatatcccgttttctatagacgggaattccactacaagttacattttctatgggtaacttgtttatacaacacagcaatattatctgtctgtatgatattattaaatggtgtcggattttccgacaaaatgagtgggctcaccagaattcagaagagacagggaagatgataggagaaacggctcaagaaggcgaccccgggtattcgtcagaacatcaccccaaagagaatgacaacaattgaagtcacccagcaggagcacaggctccggcaaggagtccaagaggtgtttcaaatcaggaagagaaagcgggacactcgggggggagataaatggaacaaactgtgtaccatttccccacaaagatacgagcagcagaacaatggagaagcaaaagaaaaagtaaaggaacaaagttaACATCAGcgggaatcaagagagcagaagaattaggagccccagcaacggctgggggggggaggggagagaaaggaatagccacgaaaacgaccaggacgagcaccaagcatcggctcctagagacagacacaaaggggcgaaaaccgcgaaatcattagttagagttcgaggaaattggcgtaataacctcgaacgttccattgaagaatagacaacgacgagaagggaaaggacaacagagaacaaggaagaaacaaaggcgaaagagcaacacagcacgttaaagaatatcagggtcgggatcagggtcagcaaagtcagggttagggggcatgggaaaactgagcaaagacggagggaaggaagcgggagaacagaccagaggtgggtgggtgggcgggcggggtccggaggaggaagaggagacaacggagaggagcagtcaaggacagcagcaggaagagggggagtagaaagaggggagctcacctcagcaagagcagcaaccgaaagggaagcaggggccaaagaaacctccatagcaggaacagggggcgcaatcaatgaaatgggaggggaaggagcaacagacccagaagtaggggctgaggaagaaagcgaagccttcttacctgccggggaggaggaaggagaggagccaggcttacgcttctgacttaaaaagagaccggtgtcccagcaactacgtaccgggcaatagattccagtgtctcaacaggagaagctgaacgagagcacacacgacggccgttaggagagcgatggacatcagcccgcaccgacaggtggcggggagagtcaatagatggaggagaaggatgggaaggaggattgaagggagacgaggaagaagacacagcagacatgacagaccaggtagaaagaaggggaaccccagacagaggaccaggagggggacccttcgggacagaactcaaaaggaacagaggagggggcagtgggtgtatcagggtccaaggcccggaaacggttgtgagtctgaggaaggtgggaaggacgaggagaggaagagcacaacacgcaagcataagagacgttagcataaggcgggagccggcgaacctggcgcctcgcctcaggaaaagataaacgcttccGGTGCTTCAAGTAGAGGactgctgcctcaagcttgtaatggatacatgcatgggagaaggtaggatgggcctcaccacagttgaggcagcgagcctggggacaagtgcactccgacttagagtgaccttcacccccacacaaaggacagagagagacagtcccagagcagtggagggcaccatgcccaaacctccagcacttgttacagagcctaggagaaggaatgtactcctggacagagcacctggcaccagcaagaatgacagaagggggaagggtcctaccatcaaaggtaatcttcaaaacccgaaggggttgacggcgacgaccacgagggggacgagtaaagtgtccacctggaggacagaatggcccagggcatcgaggatatgccgaatatcatcgtggcaatcctgcagattctgagcaccggtcgcaacatgagacgggaggagaacagtgccaacactggcattcaactgagcgttctttgagacccgagcaggggtctcgccaaggcaggataaggcagccaagcgggaagctgcatcctgagaaggagcagcaacgacacgtgtacggagacaagtggggttgaaggtaacagaggcatccacggaatcaacaagatgtcgatggagggagaaatcgtcaggcggCGCAGAATCAAAAGGGAGATGAaattatttggcccatgaagcgggaccaaacaaggcttgataggcatcagaacgggaaggaatcgagcgagtgcgaccATGTCGAGgacagcgttgagaacccccagagagaggggttaaaaggtgcagtagataCAACTAGAAATGGAGCCGTGCCAGAGGACGAggaagtcaccactgggggctcggggctcgacccaaccacagaggagggaggggagccgaggggagtagtcagagaggccaaaggaggagcaaggtcagggcccaatgcagcagaggctacagagtccggtcttccaacacggaccgactcaggggcatggtcgcccaccccacgagcctgagaaggtaaaggaggaacAGAATACAACATAGGTataaaaaagaaacattcattcatgaatgtgcccccacgcccaccatggagccacaattagaggcaggacacccaacaagaagctatcgccgatcatgccgaggCCTCCTAggagtgcgtcgtgagtatacgccccacaaacgccaccttaagaaccgtcagtccgtcgagatcgggttcagtgacaaaaggtggattgacaataaaaggttccccttgctctcgacgttgggtactacagttctacgggtgcaagagtatgcctcctcaagcacccgggcatcaaaatagaagaagtccaaaggaataaccaaaagaagcaaaaggtcggcaggaaacgacaagcaaataggagaagaagggggagaaaaacgaaacagaagaaaAAGGAAAAGTTATTCAGCACAATTTGAGAGGACAGCAGCCGGAGCACAAAGCTACAAAAGgatagaggactgtcccaaggagtatCACACACTGGCAGccacccactaagcccccctcacggcatcaacgagctgactAGGGAGGGGGGCCGCCTGCGATAAGCTGCCACTGGAggtgggtagtttattgtgcacccctgcATCCCCAGGCCTGGGAAGGGGGCATCGGaatgtggacatatgaacccatcCCCCTcctctgttaataataatactaagaataataaatataataaaaataatggaaAAACTTGCTATAATACCATatggcttgaatgaaggtgaaggaaagacctaaTAAATGTATAAGTGTAATAAAAACATATTTCCGGATgtaaccttcattctttctcaatgtgttgtatactgtACAATGATCTGATTATATAttgttctgttgtgaacattgtatactatGACTTAGGATATACAtccccacaacagttaactaactccctggtacctacttactgctaggtcaaCAGCAGGTGGTGAGGTGcaatggagagagcaaagtatacaatatttcaagtacaGGTTTAAGAACCAAGATTTATTTAGGATTTAGCCATTTCCTATAAAGTTGCAATAATACCTGTATcatattgcactttatcatcatcattatttacagaaattaacataaaaatgtagtattttaatatacaaaacaaaagtaaatatatacacatgTTAATTATGatgtaggatcactattaagaacttaattataaaccacaatatgttctatatcatcagaaatttggaaacataccatatatattcaaatatttgtaattaaagtaaaaaaaattgacaaaaacaTTGACAAAGTAAAGCATTTAAGTATTAAATATTAAAGTATTTAACATTGACAAAatcttctatattttgtttggtaataaattctCAAATCAAACTCAAATCAAATTAAATGTTAATTCAGGTAAGAGTACATACATAGAATATtaattacaaacataatgttggatttaccaTCTACTAGTAaagagacagagctagtacatacaatacctaaagccactagtacgtggctTTAGCCAAGCCACTACCACTAGAAATTAATCTAAGAagtaacaatatccaaattattaacaaagtagatggtaaattccttggagtTCTCATCAataacaagcttaatttccagggccaCATTTAACAtgtagcaaaaaaagtttctaaaactattggcattctttctaagatcagatattatgtacctcgccctgcctttGTAATGCTCTATTactcttatctatccttatctcaattatggtatctgtgcttggggttctctacccaaaatcatctacatcctctaattacccaacacaattctgctattagaacaataacaaactctgggcCCAGGCAGCACTTGGACCCCcctacttaaatctttgaatatgttagatattaagtcactgcacatcctctcaagtgtactctGTATACTTATAaatactctgaactgtaatgccaatcctggacTTAAAACgcttcatagaatgctgtaacagACCCATGAGCAccaaacaagaaacaaatacctatttaatATTCCAACAGTGcatcttaaccaaactagaaatgctctgcaaatcaagggcccCAGAATGcgtaatgaccttcccaatcatgtcaaaggctgtacctctcttaaccagtttaagagaaaaactaagttcTGCCTGTTCTCCAtgttaacctaccttacctcctaaatgtcaacctatgtcttgctatttgcAAATATTATTGGTTACTGACCAACTTGTTTAATTGCTAATATCTACCATGTATAAACTTAAAAGAAAATGTTAATcttctgtttatttagttaaaattcctTCTGCTGTTCTGTTGCATTTTCTGCTGTTCTAGCCATCTTGCAATTATTACCATTCTCTTTTTTCTGTTTTTAAttcaatttatgcttttgatctcaattagtattaagtttcagtcattatgtttgtaactcattttcactgtatgtacctttacctgaataagtaTCTTATCATATAGGCTACTCTAATACCAGGTAATATAGGCCTATAATCATACCTACCAATTAAACAATACTTAAACTTTTATATAAACATTTaaaatcactaatttaaaagcagaTATCATTTTATATTAATAACTTGTCAGATTCAGACCTTTGTAAACAAATGcctgaaataaataaatactagCAGTAATTAAGCCTTAAATGAAATACTCCACATAATaaaaaattctataataaataaaaaattaatttataAGAGTCAGACTCTTAAAAATGAAAAGTTCTGGTTAATAAAATGGTGGATTCAGGATAATACACCTGTTAGAATCGGGCTAATAAAATTGCCAGATTCTTACAAATATAATTGCTAGGTTCAAGGTACTATAATTacgacaaacaaatccacaagggccgtgacgaggattcgaacctacgtccgggagcatcccaaacgttgccttaatcgactgagctacgacatggtaaagagttgaaaccgaagttctactgaacttactggatcctgcagcctctccgaggcacaaaccagggttttacacaactccctcatgcactcgagctatgtcaataggccgttctccctcttcgcccttacttcatcctcgtcacagcccttgtggatttgttcatttgatgcatcacgctattgtgatttctgtgtgtaatgaagtaagggcgaagggctgttttccttaacaaaacttatATGACAATATTCTCTCAAAATGGTTGTTTTTCCAAATTTCGATCATAAACTTGTAAATAAACTTTTATGATTAcacgaactctgaaatattttcataaaactgaactatcaaaaattttgaatttctcctataaaaactcttaacaaacttctaagatctcggaaattatttttctcataagaattctttaattcaaaatcagtgactggccAAATTTTACCTGGAACCACTGAAGCACCAGCGACAACTGGAAAATTTAATTGGAACCGCTGAAGCGCCAGCGACAAGTGGCCCCAAAAGTTCTTAGTTGTCGCTAGCACTTCATCCCACTAACATGTGGGAtgctgcactaacatgtgacgcttcatatttCTAATTTCTGCTTCTCATAGGCAGAGTTACATACGCCTCCCAGTGCCCGCAGCAGGCgatacagggagccggtcggccgagcggacagcacgtgggacttgtgatcctgtggtcctgggttcgatcccaggcgccggcgagaaacaatgggcagagtttctttcaccctatgcccctgttacctagcagtaaaataggtacctgggtgttagtcagctgtcacgggctgcttcctgggggtggaggcctggttgaggaccgggccacgaggacactaaagccccaaaatcatctcaagataactcaagaagaagaagaagccgACTGAATACCttccccacactctggacactcatgaggttcgtgacctgaatgcactaacatgtgatgtATTATATCTCTacttctaaattttttgccacactcagaaCATTAAAAAGGTTTTTCATCcatatgcaccatcctgtgtctcttcatatttccaagctgactaaatctctttccacactctggacactgatgaGGTTTGAGACCTGAATGCACTAATATGTGCTTCTTCACACTACTAAGATgacggaatctcttcccacactctggacactcatgagtttTATGACTTGAATGCACTAGCATGTGTTTTATTATATCTCCACGTCTTCTAAATTTTttcccacactcagcacattcaaaAAGTTTTTCATCTGTATGCACTATCCAGTGTTTCTTCATATCTCCAATATGtctaaatctcttcccacactctggacactcatgaggtttttcATCCATATGCAACATCCTGTgtctcttcatatttccaagctgactaaatctctttccacactctggacactgatgaGGTTTGAGACCTGAATGCACTAATATGTGCTTCTTCACACTACTAAGATgacggaatctcttcccacactctggacactcatgaggtttttcATCCATATGCAACATCCTGTgtctcttcatatttccaagctgactaaatctctttccacactctggacactgatgaGGTTTGAGACCTGAATGCACTAATATGTGATTCTTCACACTACTAAGATgacggaatctcttcccacactctggacactcatgaggtttatgacctgaatgcactaacatgtgttttattaTATATCCACGTCTTCTAAATTTTTTCCCACACTCCGCACACTCAAAAGGTTTTTCATCCATATGCAACATTCTGTgtttcttcatatttccaagctcactaaatctcttcccacactctggacactcatgaggtttgtgacCTAAATGCACTAGCATGTGTTGTATTATATCTCTACGTCTTATAAATTTTTTCCCACACTCCGCACACTCAAAAGGTTTTTCATCCATATGCAACATTCTGTgtttcttcatatttccaagctcactaaatctcttcccacactctggacactcatgaggtttgtgacctaaatgcactaacatgtgacgcttcacaCATCCAAGcctactgaatctcttcccacactctggacactcatgaggttcgtcacctgaatgcactaacatgtgacgcttcacaCTACTAAGATgacggaatctcttcccacactctggacactcatgaggttcgtcacctgaatgcactaacatgtgttgCTTCACATGTCCAAGGCTActgaataccttcccacactctggacactgatg
It encodes the following:
- the LOC138366409 gene encoding zinc finger protein 99-like — translated: MKTHQCPECGKVFSSLGHVKQHMLVHSGDEPHECPECGKRFRHLSSVKRHMLVHSGDEPHECPECGKRFSRLGCVKRHMLVHLGHKPHECPECGKRFSELGNMKKHRMLHMDEKPFECAECGKKFIRRRDIIQHMLVHLGHKPHECPECGKRFSELGNMKKHRMLHMDEKPFECAECGKKFRRRGYIIKHMLVHSGHKPHECPECGKRFRHLSSVKNHILVHSGLKPHQCPECGKRFSQLGNMKRHRMLHMDEKPHECPECGKRFRHLSSVKKHILVHSGLKPHQCPECGKRFSQLGNMKRHRMLHMDEKPHECPECGKRFRHIGDMKKHWIVHTDEKLFECAECGKKFRRRGDIIKHMLVHSSHKTHECPECGKRFRHLSSVKKHILVHSGLKPHQCPECGKRFSQLGNMKRHRMVHMDEKPF